In a genomic window of Dyadobacter fermentans DSM 18053:
- the proC gene encoding pyrroline-5-carboxylate reductase: MKIAIIGCGNMGMAFARAFLKFDLVKNQDFLLVEKSTDRMDSLTAFQPGVITGVIGPQIGEYDLIIVSVKPQDFLSVASSLKEVIQPSQVVLSIMAGVTIEGIQSALEHKAVIRAMPNTPAMLGMGITAYSASPEVDIHQLRKIENLINATGRSVFLEDEDQLNAVTALSGSGPAYFFYVVKAMIEAGKQMGFEESVAALLVKQTMLGSYHLINNADKSLDDLIKAVASKGGTTEAALRQFEAGGLDKTLENGIFAAQVRSTELSKG, from the coding sequence ATGAAAATTGCTATCATCGGCTGCGGCAACATGGGTATGGCCTTCGCCCGCGCCTTCCTGAAATTTGACCTCGTCAAGAACCAGGATTTTTTACTGGTTGAGAAAAGCACCGACCGTATGGACAGCCTCACCGCCTTCCAGCCGGGCGTGATCACGGGCGTTATCGGCCCGCAGATCGGCGAATACGACCTGATCATCGTTTCGGTAAAGCCGCAGGATTTTCTTTCGGTAGCCAGTTCCCTGAAAGAAGTGATCCAGCCCAGCCAGGTAGTGCTATCCATTATGGCCGGTGTGACCATCGAAGGCATTCAAAGCGCATTGGAACATAAGGCGGTAATCCGCGCGATGCCGAACACCCCTGCAATGCTCGGAATGGGCATTACGGCCTACTCCGCGTCGCCGGAAGTGGATATTCACCAATTACGCAAGATCGAAAACCTCATTAATGCAACCGGCCGCTCGGTGTTTCTGGAAGATGAGGACCAGCTGAATGCAGTGACTGCATTGAGCGGCAGCGGGCCGGCTTACTTCTTTTATGTGGTGAAAGCGATGATCGAAGCGGGTAAGCAAATGGGCTTCGAAGAATCGGTAGCCGCATTGCTCGTGAAACAGACGATGCTAGGTTCCTACCATTTGATCAACAATGCCGACAAGTCGCTCGATGATTTGATCAAAGCCGTAGCCTCCAAAGGCGGCACCACGGAAGCCGCATTGCGTCAATTCGAAGCCGGCGGATTGGACAAAACACTTGAAAACGGCATTTTCGCAGCGCAGGTGCGTTCGACGGAATTGTCGAAAGGGTAA
- a CDS encoding DUF1338 domain-containing protein: MGTTARKLATLDIVLNGLMRRYKERVPDVGIILNALVNDGVVPIADAIENDHIAFRTMGVPQLGVKSFEKIFLHYGYEKRDHYFFEGKKLDAWWYAPPRETDPRIFVSELRVGDLSEESQRIIRSYTDEVTTDPVDSLDLDNGEAVDAFLHQPLWRTPTVADYQSLLKESEYAAWVIYNRYYLNHFTISIHNLPDGYNSVAAFNEFLEKHGIRLNTSGGKIKISPDGGLLQSATVAEMLDAEFANGEKLRISGSYVEFAERKVLPEFVNLPANEVKRKHRRDGFEAGNADKIFESTYTAQTGR, from the coding sequence ATGGGGACCACAGCCCGCAAACTCGCAACCCTAGACATCGTTCTGAATGGCTTAATGCGCCGCTACAAAGAGCGCGTGCCGGACGTGGGCATTATCCTGAATGCGCTGGTGAATGACGGCGTCGTTCCCATCGCCGATGCGATCGAAAACGACCATATTGCCTTCCGCACGATGGGCGTGCCGCAGCTGGGCGTAAAGTCGTTTGAGAAAATATTCCTGCACTACGGCTACGAAAAGCGCGACCATTACTTTTTCGAAGGCAAAAAACTCGACGCGTGGTGGTACGCCCCACCCCGCGAAACCGACCCGCGCATTTTCGTGAGCGAGCTCCGCGTAGGCGACCTCAGCGAAGAAAGCCAGCGCATCATCCGCAGCTACACCGACGAAGTCACCACCGACCCGGTCGATTCCCTCGACCTCGACAACGGCGAGGCGGTGGACGCATTCCTGCATCAACCCCTCTGGCGCACACCAACGGTGGCTGATTACCAATCGCTTCTGAAAGAAAGCGAATACGCCGCCTGGGTGATCTATAACCGCTATTATTTGAACCACTTCACGATCAGCATCCACAACCTGCCCGACGGCTACAATTCTGTCGCTGCATTCAATGAGTTTCTGGAAAAGCACGGCATTAGGCTCAACACGTCCGGCGGCAAGATCAAAATCAGCCCCGACGGCGGCTTACTGCAAAGCGCTACCGTTGCCGAAATGCTGGACGCGGAGTTTGCCAATGGCGAAAAGCTGCGCATTTCGGGCTCTTATGTGGAATTCGCGGAGCGGAAAGTTTTGCCGGAGTTTGTTAATCTCCCGGCCAATGAAGTTAAGAGAAAGCATCGCCGCGATGGTTTCGAAGCGGGGAATGCGGATAAGATTTTTGAGAGTACTTATACTGCTCAGACGGGGCGTTAG
- a CDS encoding DUF4160 domain-containing protein, with translation MFFDTYTHPLCQKSPAFSESSFICISKITLPPHFHAEYGGQEAQFSIETGNVIVGDLPRKQVRLIQAWVELYRVELVFNYEESQKDNGRLRKIRPLQ, from the coding sequence TTGTTTTTTGACACTTATACACATCCACTATGCCAGAAATCTCCCGCTTTTTCGGAATCGTCATTTATATGTATTTCAAAGATCACTTTGCCGCCGCATTTCCACGCGGAATACGGTGGTCAGGAAGCCCAGTTTTCGATTGAAACCGGGAATGTGATTGTCGGGGATTTACCTAGAAAGCAGGTCAGGCTGATTCAGGCCTGGGTGGAACTTTACCGGGTAGAATTGGTTTTCAACTACGAGGAATCCCAAAAGGATAACGGAAGGCTGCGAAAGATCAGGCCGCTACAATAA
- a CDS encoding SGNH/GDSL hydrolase family protein, which produces MKTKSIAWLLMAVITLSAHYISAQTPEKTTQWKSFEKTEFTFQDRAAWYVKPHKAIEGNPWIWRAHFPTWHTEMDSILLSRGFHIAYVNTNDMFAHPKAMQVWDAFYDYLVREKHFAPKVALEGVSRGGLYVYGWAKRNPDKVSCIYAEAPVADPKSWPGGKGKGKGSPKDWEAWKQIFGLTEEQAANFTDIPLNDLAGLAAFKVPIVHVIGLKDEHVPAAENTDLLVKNYIALGGPASVYPMTRGEQSMEGHHFPIEHPKFFANFVEQHSVPVQKPLLHTPYITLNKGLGNAFEKFRTTKKGTVAFLGGSITHNPGWRDKTSQYLREHFPDTEFTFIAAGIPSLGSTPHSMRFGRDVLAKGTPDLLFVEAAVNDRGNGFSEKAQIRALDGILRQMYAVNPKANVVMMAFAEPKKNDDYDAGKEPAEVAVHERVAKHYGAVYINLAREVYDRIKAGEFSWKYDFKDLHPSPFGQEIYVQTIKEMLKMESAATGDMKFPAPMDRFTYDKGSYHKLEEAKNLKGFTLDPDWKPKVKFSTRDGFVNVPMLVSETAGSSLDFEFNGRGVGIATISGPDAGKITYTIDGKNRKTLDTYTTWSNQLHLPWYLMLADELPAGKHKLHLEISGEKNEKSEGNALRVVHLLVNE; this is translated from the coding sequence ATGAAAACAAAAAGCATTGCATGGCTTCTGATGGCTGTAATTACGCTGTCAGCGCACTATATTTCCGCTCAAACGCCTGAGAAGACAACCCAATGGAAGAGTTTTGAAAAGACAGAATTCACATTCCAGGACCGTGCGGCGTGGTATGTGAAACCGCACAAAGCAATTGAGGGCAATCCGTGGATTTGGCGGGCACATTTCCCCACATGGCACACCGAAATGGACAGTATTTTGCTTTCGCGCGGCTTCCACATAGCTTATGTGAACACCAATGATATGTTCGCCCACCCGAAAGCCATGCAGGTTTGGGACGCGTTTTATGATTACCTCGTGAGAGAAAAGCATTTCGCCCCCAAAGTGGCGCTCGAAGGTGTAAGTCGCGGCGGCCTGTATGTGTACGGATGGGCCAAGCGCAATCCCGACAAGGTGAGCTGTATTTACGCCGAAGCGCCCGTAGCCGACCCGAAGAGCTGGCCTGGCGGCAAAGGAAAGGGCAAAGGCTCACCCAAAGACTGGGAAGCGTGGAAGCAGATTTTCGGCCTCACCGAAGAACAAGCCGCCAACTTCACCGACATTCCATTGAACGACCTGGCTGGCCTGGCCGCATTTAAAGTGCCCATTGTGCATGTGATTGGTTTGAAAGACGAACACGTCCCCGCCGCGGAAAATACCGACTTACTGGTCAAAAACTATATTGCATTAGGCGGTCCCGCGAGCGTGTACCCGATGACGCGCGGCGAGCAGAGTATGGAAGGCCACCATTTCCCGATCGAGCATCCAAAATTCTTCGCCAATTTCGTCGAACAGCATAGCGTGCCGGTGCAAAAGCCGCTGCTGCACACGCCCTACATTACATTGAATAAGGGACTGGGCAATGCATTCGAAAAATTCAGAACAACTAAGAAAGGCACTGTCGCATTCCTCGGTGGCTCCATTACGCACAACCCAGGCTGGCGCGACAAAACGTCGCAATATCTACGCGAGCATTTCCCCGATACCGAATTCACATTCATCGCGGCCGGCATCCCATCGCTCGGCAGCACGCCGCATTCAATGCGTTTTGGCCGTGATGTCCTCGCCAAAGGCACGCCCGACCTGCTTTTTGTGGAGGCGGCCGTTAACGACAGGGGTAATGGTTTCAGCGAAAAGGCGCAAATCAGGGCGCTGGATGGTATTTTGAGGCAAATGTATGCGGTAAATCCAAAGGCAAATGTGGTCATGATGGCCTTTGCGGAACCTAAAAAGAATGATGACTATGACGCAGGCAAAGAGCCCGCCGAAGTGGCCGTGCACGAGCGCGTGGCGAAGCATTACGGGGCGGTTTACATTAACCTGGCCCGCGAAGTGTACGACCGCATCAAGGCCGGGGAATTCAGCTGGAAGTACGATTTCAAAGACCTGCACCCATCGCCCTTTGGTCAGGAAATCTACGTGCAAACGATCAAGGAAATGCTGAAAATGGAATCCGCCGCGACCGGAGACATGAAGTTCCCCGCGCCGATGGATCGTTTCACCTACGATAAAGGCAGTTACCACAAGCTCGAAGAGGCCAAAAACCTGAAAGGCTTCACGCTCGACCCGGATTGGAAGCCGAAGGTAAAATTCTCCACCCGCGACGGCTTTGTGAATGTGCCGATGCTCGTCAGCGAAACAGCAGGCTCTTCGCTGGATTTTGAATTCAATGGCCGCGGTGTAGGCATCGCCACCATCTCCGGCCCGGATGCGGGAAAAATCACTTACACGATCGATGGAAAGAACCGTAAAACGCTGGACACTTACACTACTTGGAGCAACCAGCTGCATTTGCCCTGGTATTTAATGCTGGCGGATGAGCTACCGGCGGGAAAGCACAAGCTGCATTTGGAAATTTCAGGGGAAAAGAATGAGAAGAGTGAAGGCAATGCATTAAGGGTTGTGCATTTGCTTGTGAATGAGTAA
- the mraY gene encoding phospho-N-acetylmuramoyl-pentapeptide-transferase, with amino-acid sequence MLYYLFDYLDKQFNIPGAGVFQYISFRALGATVLSLFIAAAYGKSIINLLRRKQMGESIRDLGLAGQMEKAGTPTMGGFIILASLLVPVLLFAKLSNVYIVLLIITAVWTGGIGFLDDYLKKFRNNKDGLHGRFKIVGQVGLGVIVGLTLSFNDNVKIRVYEQPVLSSSLGEVQRYRDIIHPTVTTIPFIKNNEFDYKTLLFGWLPEEYTWVIYTIIAIFIITAISNGANITDGIDGLAAGVSGIIALTLGVLAYLSGNTKFSQYLNLMYIPNSGELVIFCAAFIGACVGFLWYNAYPAQVFMGDTGSLMLGGVIAVVALAIRKEWLIPVMCGIFIVENASVILQVSYFKYTKRKYGEGRRIFLMSPLHHHYQKKGIHEAKIVTRFWIVGIILAILTLATLKLR; translated from the coding sequence ATGCTATATTATCTCTTTGATTATTTAGACAAGCAATTCAACATTCCCGGGGCCGGGGTATTCCAGTACATCTCGTTCAGGGCGTTGGGCGCTACGGTTTTGTCACTTTTCATTGCCGCTGCGTACGGAAAGTCTATCATTAATCTGCTGCGGAGAAAGCAAATGGGCGAGTCGATCCGCGACCTCGGGCTGGCCGGGCAAATGGAGAAGGCCGGAACGCCAACCATGGGTGGCTTCATCATCCTGGCGTCGCTGTTGGTGCCGGTGCTGCTGTTCGCGAAACTGAGCAATGTATACATCGTTTTGCTGATCATCACGGCGGTGTGGACGGGCGGAATTGGGTTTTTGGATGATTATCTCAAGAAATTCAGGAATAATAAGGACGGCTTGCACGGCCGCTTCAAGATTGTCGGCCAGGTAGGCCTTGGCGTGATCGTCGGCCTGACGCTATCTTTCAACGACAATGTCAAAATCCGCGTTTACGAGCAGCCGGTGCTGAGTTCGAGCCTGGGCGAAGTGCAGCGCTACCGCGACATTATCCACCCCACGGTAACGACCATCCCATTCATCAAAAACAACGAATTTGATTATAAAACGCTGCTTTTCGGCTGGTTGCCCGAGGAATATACCTGGGTGATCTACACCATTATCGCGATTTTCATCATCACCGCCATTTCCAACGGCGCCAACATCACCGACGGGATCGATGGCCTTGCGGCGGGCGTTTCGGGCATTATCGCGCTCACATTGGGCGTGCTGGCTTATCTGTCGGGTAACACCAAATTTTCGCAATACCTCAACCTCATGTATATTCCCAACTCGGGCGAGCTGGTAATCTTCTGTGCGGCCTTCATTGGGGCGTGCGTCGGGTTTTTATGGTATAATGCGTACCCGGCGCAGGTTTTCATGGGCGACACGGGCAGTTTGATGCTCGGCGGGGTGATCGCGGTAGTGGCCCTGGCCATCCGCAAAGAGTGGCTGATCCCGGTCATGTGCGGGATTTTCATTGTTGAAAACGCCTCTGTGATCTTACAAGTCAGTTATTTCAAATACACGAAACGAAAATACGGCGAAGGCCGGCGAATATTCCTGATGTCGCCGCTGCACCACCATTACCAGAAGAAAGGCATCCACGAAGCCAAAATCGTGACGCGTTTCTGGATTGTAGGCATTATCCTCGCGATCCTCACGCTGGCGACGTTGAAACTGCGGTAG
- a CDS encoding UDP-N-acetylmuramoyl-L-alanyl-D-glutamate--2,6-diaminopimelate ligase, with protein sequence MENNPILSSLLGEVKGAIIHGYADVTVKNIILDSRKVLPGSLFVALRGTQVDGHQFITTAADLGAVAILCEELPEHVREDITYIQVEDSAAAMGHIAAAFYGHPSKKVKLVGVTGTNGKTSVATFLFQLFRALGYRSGLLSTVQNQIEDEVIPSTHTTPDAVALNALLAQMAARNCSHVFMEVSSHSVAQHRITGLHFAGGIFTNITHDHLDFHKTFDNYIKAKKGFFDALPKSAFALVNIDDRRGTVMVQNTKARVETYSLQTLATFKGKIISDTLAGMHMDINSQEVWFRVIGRFNAYNLLAVYGAAVLLGEKEEAVLTELSNLKSPPGRFEQFHSADLIVGIVDYAHTPDALENVLETITHLRNGNEQVVTVVGCGGNRDAEKRPKMAEIACRYSNRVILTSDNPRFEDPMDILDQMRKGVPPLDYKKTTVIEDRHEAILKAGLEAQPGDIILIAGKGHENYQDVKGVKHHFDDKEVLMEVFAKRAGN encoded by the coding sequence ATGGAAAACAATCCAATTTTGAGCAGCCTGCTCGGCGAAGTGAAAGGGGCCATTATTCATGGCTATGCCGATGTCACGGTCAAGAATATTATCCTGGATTCCAGAAAAGTACTGCCCGGAAGCCTGTTTGTAGCATTGCGCGGCACGCAGGTAGACGGCCACCAGTTTATTACCACCGCTGCCGACCTCGGCGCAGTGGCAATCCTTTGTGAAGAACTGCCCGAGCATGTCAGAGAAGACATTACCTATATCCAGGTGGAGGACTCGGCTGCGGCCATGGGGCATATTGCCGCCGCATTCTACGGGCATCCTTCCAAAAAAGTGAAGCTGGTGGGCGTAACGGGCACAAATGGTAAAACCTCGGTGGCGACCTTCCTGTTTCAGCTTTTCAGGGCGCTGGGCTACCGTTCCGGCCTGCTCTCGACGGTGCAGAACCAGATCGAAGACGAAGTGATCCCTTCCACGCACACCACGCCAGATGCTGTTGCATTGAATGCATTGCTGGCGCAAATGGCCGCGCGGAATTGCAGTCATGTATTTATGGAAGTAAGCTCGCATTCCGTGGCGCAGCACCGCATTACAGGTTTGCATTTCGCAGGGGGCATTTTTACCAACATCACCCACGACCACCTCGATTTTCACAAGACATTCGATAATTATATCAAAGCAAAAAAGGGCTTTTTCGACGCGTTGCCGAAATCGGCCTTCGCATTGGTGAACATCGACGACCGCCGCGGCACCGTGATGGTCCAGAACACCAAAGCGCGCGTGGAAACCTATTCGCTGCAAACGCTTGCCACTTTCAAGGGAAAAATCATTTCCGACACGCTCGCAGGCATGCATATGGACATTAACAGCCAGGAAGTATGGTTCCGCGTGATCGGCCGGTTCAATGCCTACAATCTCCTGGCAGTATACGGCGCGGCGGTGCTTCTGGGCGAAAAGGAAGAGGCCGTCTTGACCGAATTATCCAACCTGAAAAGCCCTCCCGGACGCTTTGAACAATTCCATTCGGCAGATCTGATCGTGGGTATCGTGGATTACGCCCACACGCCCGACGCCCTCGAAAACGTGCTCGAAACGATCACACATTTGCGCAACGGCAACGAGCAGGTGGTGACGGTGGTAGGCTGCGGCGGCAACCGCGACGCTGAAAAGCGCCCGAAGATGGCCGAAATCGCCTGCCGGTACAGCAATCGTGTGATATTGACGTCGGATAATCCGCGTTTCGAGGACCCGATGGACATTCTCGACCAGATGCGCAAAGGCGTGCCGCCATTGGATTACAAAAAAACCACCGTGATCGAAGACCGCCACGAGGCCATTCTTAAAGCCGGACTGGAAGCGCAGCCGGGCGACATTATCCTCATCGCGGGCAAGGGACACGAAAATTACCAGGATGTAAAAGGCGTAAAACACCATTTCGACGACAAGGAAGTGCTTATGGAAGTGTTCGCAAAACGGGCGGGCAATTAA
- a CDS encoding penicillin-binding protein, protein MKNEVESGQNNKKALINRARLVGWLLFVLAIMVFVKLIRVQYYDTFKGKTWAEYSEKNDLKLDTIPAMRGNIYASDNSLLATSLPYYYVGFDTKVADSAYFYNHIDELAALLAKNFKENSAEGYKSKIMRYRVSKSKRYLRLKSREITHLERERLKKWPFFAKDRKGGGGKFETIYKRYKPFSPMADRTIGGIDPKSGRGYIGLEASFDKQLEGRPGIGWVEKVEGGLKIPVGDAFNVQPEAGRDIYTTLDMNYQERTEIALRRKLLEMDADFGSVIIMEVATGEIKAMANLTKRGPGKYEEVFNYALAGSNDPGSTFKLATMMALLEETNMDPDQVMVNTGNGAMKFRNHTIRDAHRGGFGTITASQVLEKSSNIGIVQLMQRYFANKPDKYLGYLKQFHLTQPTGIHMKGEKPPLIRDRKSKQWSSYSMYFMAHGYEMQMTPLQTLAFYNAVANNGYWVRPMIVREIRNAEEIEDKIPPYVEEKPIASPETIRKVKKMLEGVVNAGLAKTIKSDLYQIAGKTGTARKLINGIYTEGKNYTSFAGYFPAEKPKYSCIVIIDNPKSSGADYTRYAGSVAAPVFKEVADRIYAYDVAIQKPVKDSIPEKSEDVKWAGTISDLNAISKTLNMTPAPADSEYATASLYKKGKTKWNPREVDSRDVPDLQGMSMRDALYLMENKGFRVTFRGSGKVIEQSLPPGTNKSGSKTILLTLQ, encoded by the coding sequence ATGAAAAACGAAGTCGAAAGCGGTCAGAACAATAAAAAAGCGCTGATCAACCGGGCCCGTCTGGTCGGCTGGTTGCTGTTCGTGCTGGCAATCATGGTGTTTGTCAAGCTCATACGCGTTCAATATTATGATACATTTAAAGGCAAAACCTGGGCCGAGTACTCAGAGAAAAACGACCTGAAACTGGACACGATCCCGGCGATGCGCGGCAATATTTACGCGAGCGATAACAGCCTGCTGGCGACGTCGCTGCCTTATTATTATGTAGGGTTTGATACAAAAGTCGCCGATTCGGCCTACTTCTATAACCATATCGACGAGCTGGCGGCGCTTTTAGCCAAAAACTTCAAAGAAAACAGCGCCGAAGGCTACAAAAGCAAGATCATGCGCTACCGCGTGAGCAAGAGCAAGCGGTACCTGCGCCTGAAAAGCAGGGAAATCACACACCTCGAACGCGAACGGCTCAAAAAGTGGCCGTTTTTTGCCAAAGACCGGAAAGGCGGTGGCGGCAAATTCGAGACGATCTACAAGCGCTACAAGCCATTCAGCCCCATGGCCGACCGGACCATCGGCGGCATTGACCCCAAAAGCGGTCGCGGCTACATTGGTCTCGAAGCCAGTTTCGACAAGCAGCTCGAAGGCCGGCCGGGAATTGGCTGGGTCGAAAAAGTGGAAGGCGGGCTGAAAATCCCGGTTGGGGATGCATTTAATGTACAACCAGAAGCCGGACGCGACATTTACACCACGCTCGACATGAACTACCAGGAGCGCACCGAGATCGCATTGCGCCGGAAACTGCTCGAAATGGACGCGGATTTCGGTTCGGTGATCATTATGGAAGTGGCTACCGGGGAAATCAAAGCAATGGCGAACCTTACCAAGCGCGGACCGGGCAAGTATGAGGAGGTGTTTAACTACGCATTGGCTGGCAGCAACGACCCGGGGTCGACGTTTAAGCTGGCTACGATGATGGCTTTGCTGGAAGAAACCAATATGGACCCCGACCAGGTGATGGTCAACACGGGCAATGGCGCCATGAAATTCCGCAACCACACCATTCGCGACGCCCACCGCGGCGGCTTCGGTACGATCACCGCCTCGCAAGTTTTGGAGAAATCGTCCAACATCGGCATCGTGCAGCTCATGCAGCGCTATTTTGCCAATAAGCCGGACAAATATCTGGGTTATCTCAAACAATTTCACCTCACGCAGCCAACGGGCATTCACATGAAGGGCGAAAAGCCGCCGCTGATCCGCGACCGTAAGTCGAAACAATGGAGCAGTTACTCGATGTACTTCATGGCGCACGGCTATGAAATGCAGATGACGCCATTGCAAACACTCGCATTCTACAATGCCGTGGCCAACAATGGCTACTGGGTGCGGCCGATGATCGTGCGTGAGATCCGCAATGCGGAGGAAATTGAGGATAAAATCCCGCCGTACGTAGAAGAAAAGCCGATAGCATCACCCGAAACGATCCGTAAAGTGAAGAAAATGCTGGAAGGCGTGGTGAATGCAGGTTTGGCCAAAACCATCAAAAGTGATTTGTACCAAATCGCGGGAAAAACCGGTACCGCCCGGAAGCTGATCAACGGAATTTATACCGAAGGCAAAAACTACACTTCTTTTGCGGGTTACTTCCCGGCCGAGAAGCCGAAATACAGCTGCATCGTGATCATCGATAACCCCAAAAGCAGCGGCGCGGATTACACCCGTTACGCAGGCAGCGTGGCCGCGCCGGTTTTCAAGGAAGTGGCCGACCGCATTTATGCTTACGACGTGGCCATTCAGAAGCCGGTGAAAGACTCTATCCCCGAAAAATCGGAAGACGTGAAATGGGCCGGCACCATCAGCGACCTGAACGCGATCAGCAAAACACTGAACATGACACCCGCGCCGGCCGACAGCGAATACGCGACGGCATCGCTCTACAAAAAGGGCAAAACCAAATGGAACCCGCGCGAGGTAGATTCCCGCGATGTGCCCGATTTGCAAGGCATGTCGATGCGCGATGCATTGTATCTGATGGAAAACAAGGGTTTCAGGGTGACGTTCAGAGGCTCGGGCAAGGTGATCGAGCAATCGCTGCCGCCGGGCACCAACAAATCGGGAAGCAAGACAATCCTGCTTACATTACAATAA
- a CDS encoding FtsL-like putative cell division protein, with product MAENKKRQKPIPPKPPKRKREYSLFNWLNKFLPLDKVFGEKLPGQEERLPVKYFYYFGWVVILLVAYERIGFQSEEYVRKSIKLKKEVDDLKAEYTSIHAEYERAGKQSVVVEKVQAEGLVENLTPPKKIILKEED from the coding sequence ATGGCTGAAAACAAAAAGCGCCAGAAGCCAATACCGCCGAAGCCGCCCAAGCGGAAACGGGAATATTCGCTGTTCAACTGGCTGAACAAATTTTTGCCGCTCGATAAGGTTTTTGGCGAAAAACTGCCTGGCCAGGAAGAGCGTTTGCCGGTGAAGTACTTTTACTATTTCGGATGGGTGGTGATCCTGCTCGTCGCTTATGAGCGGATCGGGTTCCAGTCGGAAGAATATGTGCGGAAAAGCATTAAGCTCAAAAAAGAAGTCGACGACCTGAAAGCGGAGTATACCTCGATCCACGCCGAATATGAGCGTGCCGGGAAGCAATCGGTGGTGGTGGAGAAAGTTCAGGCCGAAGGATTGGTCGAGAACCTGACGCCCCCGAAGAAAATCATTTTAAAAGAAGAAGATTAA
- the rsmH gene encoding 16S rRNA (cytosine(1402)-N(4))-methyltransferase RsmH, which produces MDSPSTYHVPVMLSECLEGLQIQPDGIYVDVTFGGGGHSRAILEKLTTGRLLVFDQDPDAASNALEFKDDQRFTFIPANFRHLKRYLKLNKAPLVNGILADLGVSSHQINTPERGFSTRFDADLDMRMNPNIEKTAREVLKTRSAAELQRILGMYGEVTNARTAAEAIIAARYNSQIETVNDLKGILMRYAPKHRENKYFAQVFQALRIEVNDELAVLEEFLAQVPEVLAPDGRLVVMSYHSLEDRLVKNYIQKGKFYGEVEKDFYGNEIKPLKSVTRKPIEATAEEIAVNPRARSAKLRIAEKA; this is translated from the coding sequence ATGGATTCGCCTAGTACCTACCACGTTCCCGTCATGTTGTCCGAGTGTCTAGAAGGCCTTCAAATACAGCCTGATGGCATTTATGTCGACGTTACTTTCGGTGGCGGCGGACATTCGCGGGCCATTCTGGAAAAGCTCACGACCGGCCGGCTGCTGGTGTTCGATCAGGACCCCGATGCGGCTTCCAATGCACTCGAATTCAAGGACGACCAGCGGTTTACATTCATCCCGGCCAATTTCAGGCACCTGAAACGCTACCTGAAACTGAACAAGGCCCCGCTGGTGAACGGCATCCTGGCCGACCTCGGCGTATCAAGCCACCAGATCAACACGCCCGAACGGGGGTTTTCTACCCGGTTTGACGCCGACCTGGACATGCGGATGAACCCGAACATTGAAAAAACAGCCCGTGAAGTGCTCAAAACGCGTTCGGCAGCAGAATTGCAACGCATTCTGGGCATGTACGGAGAAGTGACCAACGCCCGCACCGCCGCGGAGGCGATTATCGCCGCCCGCTACAATTCACAGATCGAAACCGTGAATGACCTCAAAGGCATTCTCATGCGCTATGCGCCCAAGCATCGTGAGAACAAGTATTTCGCCCAGGTGTTCCAGGCATTGCGCATCGAGGTGAACGATGAGCTGGCCGTGCTCGAAGAGTTCCTCGCGCAGGTGCCCGAAGTGCTCGCGCCCGACGGCCGTTTGGTAGTCATGTCCTACCATTCGCTGGAAGACAGGCTGGTAAAAAACTACATTCAGAAAGGGAAGTTTTACGGAGAAGTAGAGAAGGATTTTTATGGCAACGAGATCAAGCCGCTGAAAAGCGTTACGCGGAAGCCCATCGAGGCCACTGCGGAAGAAATAGCCGTGAACCCACGCGCCCGGAGCGCCAAGTTGCGGATTGCTGAAAAGGCTTGA